CCTGGACCTGCTGGCGAGGGGCTGTGAGATCCTGCGTCGGCACTGCATCGAGGGTCTGGAAGCGGACGAGGCCCGCTGCCGGGCCCAGGTGGAGAACGGCACTGCCGCCGCCACGGCCCTGCTGCCTCTCCTGGGTTACGAGACCCTCTGCGCCCTGGTGGGCCGAGCCCAGCTCGCCGGTTTCAGTGTGCGGGAGCAGGGCGTGGCTGAGGGCCTCTTTACGGAGGAGCAGTTCCGGGAACTCACCGGTCCCGAGGCCGTGGGGCGGCTGGGGAGCCCGATGTGAACGCATGGGTCCTCTTCGACTGGGGGAACACCCTCATGCGGGAGCTTCCGGGGATGCGGGGGCCCATGAAGGTCTGGCCCCGGGTGGAGGCCGTCCCGGGCGCCCGGAAGGCCCTTCACGGACTCCATGGCCGTATCGGATTGGCCATCGCCACCCAGGCGGAGGACAGCGGCGAGCAGGACATCCGGGAGGCCCTGACCCGGGTGGATCTGGATCCCTTCATCAGGAAGATCTTTTGCTCCAGAGATCTAGGGCTCCGCAAGGACTCGCCGGACTTCTACCGGCGGATCCTGGAGCAGCTCAAG
The sequence above is drawn from the uncultured Holophaga sp. genome and encodes:
- a CDS encoding HAD family hydrolase encodes the protein MNAWVLFDWGNTLMRELPGMRGPMKVWPRVEAVPGARKALHGLHGRIGLAIATQAEDSGEQDIREALTRVDLDPFIRKIFCSRDLGLRKDSPDFYRRILEQLKVSAERVVMVGDNLRDDVEAARAAGLRGVWFNERTSEERTGEHMATLHHLDHLQGLLVAWGLVKRG